The following proteins are encoded in a genomic region of uncultured Ilyobacter sp.:
- a CDS encoding twin-arginine translocase TatA/TatE family subunit, producing the protein MGSTELMIVLAIVVLVFGSSAIPKLAKSVGEARREFNKAIKDEDKEIKKDGEV; encoded by the coding sequence ATGGGTTCAACAGAATTAATGATTGTTTTGGCTATAGTAGTTCTTGTATTTGGGTCATCAGCGATACCAAAATTAGCTAAATCAGTGGGAGAAGCAAGAAGAGAGTTTAATAAAGCAATTAAAGATGAAGATAAAGAGATAAAGAAAGACGGAGAAGTATAA
- a CDS encoding helix-turn-helix domain-containing protein — protein MYRWNEKDYKCPIEVTMDILGGKWRSLIFWHLGQKKLRFGELQKIVPGISKKVLTEHLKNLEKGGFIEREVFPEVPPRVEYSITSKGKKLLEVLKVMEKWGRDFLETEGEKI, from the coding sequence ATGTATAGATGGAATGAAAAAGATTATAAATGTCCTATAGAGGTTACAATGGATATATTGGGAGGGAAGTGGAGATCCCTTATATTCTGGCATCTGGGACAGAAAAAACTTAGATTTGGAGAACTTCAAAAGATAGTTCCCGGGATAAGTAAGAAAGTTCTGACTGAACACCTTAAGAACTTGGAAAAGGGAGGTTTCATAGAAAGAGAGGTATTTCCTGAAGTTCCTCCAAGAGTTGAATACTCTATCACAAGCAAGGGGAAAAAACTTTTGGAAGTATTAAAAGTAATGGAAAAATGGGGTCGAGATTTTCTGGAAACAGAGGGAGAAAAAATATGA
- the tatC gene encoding twin-arginine translocase subunit TatC: MEANAASDKYMHIFEHLKELRKKLIISVISFAIFVVVAFAIHNQIVDLFIKFYSSIPSGGENKLFVNSIVEGMITKIKISLITGLILSMPLHLYNIVAFIFPALNKKEKMCLAAALICSFVLVIVSIYLSYFKILPISIKFLTDSDFIPQDVGLLLNYNTNLFYALYFVFWSIIGFQSPIVFVLLMAFNIVKRKTALAASRYIIVFIFIISAVVTPPDVVSQVGLALPLVILYFLAILVAKIFKFGE, from the coding sequence ATGGAAGCAAACGCAGCATCAGACAAGTATATGCATATATTTGAACATCTTAAGGAATTGAGGAAAAAGCTTATTATTTCAGTGATCAGTTTTGCAATATTTGTTGTTGTGGCCTTTGCTATTCACAATCAGATTGTAGATTTGTTCATTAAATTCTACTCCTCTATACCTAGCGGCGGAGAGAATAAGCTCTTTGTGAACTCCATAGTTGAAGGTATGATAACGAAAATTAAAATATCCCTCATCACCGGTCTTATTCTTTCGATGCCCTTGCATCTTTATAACATTGTGGCATTTATTTTTCCCGCCTTAAATAAAAAGGAGAAGATGTGTCTCGCGGCGGCACTAATCTGCAGTTTTGTATTGGTAATAGTGAGCATATATCTCTCATATTTTAAGATACTTCCAATTTCAATAAAATTTTTGACAGACAGTGACTTTATACCTCAAGATGTGGGACTTCTATTGAATTACAATACCAATTTATTTTATGCCTTGTATTTTGTATTTTGGTCTATTATCGGGTTTCAAAGTCCTATAGTATTTGTGCTGTTAATGGCCTTTAATATCGTAAAGAGAAAGACGGCTCTCGCAGCTAGCAGGTATATTATTGTATTTATATTTATAATTTCGGCAGTAGTTACACCGCCAGATGTGGTTAGCCAGGTAGGATTGGCTCTTCCCCTTGTTATACTATACTTTTTGGCCATTTTGGTGGCAAAAATATTTAAGTTTGGAGAGTAG
- a CDS encoding outer membrane lipoprotein-sorting protein, which translates to MKKIYLILILILLGSATFSADVDEIVKKAYNAAYYAGEDGRSTVDMEIVDKNKRVRKRRIIMLRKDIADGKEQMYYAYFKEPSDVKNMVFMVHKNIEKDDDRWLYLPALDLVKRIASTDKRSSFVGSDFTYEDISGRSIEEDIHELTGEDSSYYIIKNTPKNPEDFKYFVTYIDKKNYLPIKAEYYNSSGNIYRRITAEKIEVIDGFPTITIMKADEIEKGTYTINKFSDTVYNLGMEENIFTERYLRRPPRKWLR; encoded by the coding sequence ATGAAAAAAATATATCTTATACTTATTCTGATTTTATTGGGATCAGCGACTTTTTCTGCTGATGTAGATGAAATAGTAAAAAAAGCCTATAATGCCGCCTATTATGCAGGTGAGGACGGCAGATCCACAGTAGATATGGAGATAGTAGACAAAAATAAACGGGTAAGAAAAAGACGTATTATTATGCTTCGAAAGGATATAGCAGACGGAAAGGAGCAGATGTACTATGCCTATTTCAAAGAGCCCTCAGATGTAAAAAACATGGTCTTTATGGTTCACAAAAACATAGAAAAAGATGACGACAGGTGGCTATATCTCCCTGCCTTGGACCTCGTAAAAAGAATAGCCTCCACCGACAAAAGAAGCAGTTTTGTTGGCTCTGACTTTACATATGAGGATATATCAGGGCGTTCTATAGAAGAGGATATTCATGAGCTGACAGGTGAGGACAGTTCTTATTATATAATAAAAAATACACCTAAAAATCCTGAAGATTTTAAATACTTTGTAACCTATATAGACAAAAAAAATTATCTGCCTATCAAGGCTGAGTATTACAACTCGTCTGGAAATATTTACAGGAGAATAACAGCTGAAAAAATAGAAGTCATAGATGGTTTCCCTACAATAACTATTATGAAAGCCGATGAAATTGAAAAGGGCACCTACACCATAAACAAGTTTAGCGATACAGTGTACAATCTAGGGATGGAGGAAAATATTTTTACTGAGAGATACCTCAGGCGTCCTCCTCGAAAATGGCTCAGATAA
- a CDS encoding OmpA family protein — protein sequence MTKKLLAAALLITSLSACQSTNPYTREEQFNKTSKYAVGGAVVGAVAGQVIGKDTEGTLTGAAAGTALGAGLGYYFDRQEAALRQELERTGVSLRRTADNTLELVMPGNLTFRTGSSDINSGFYDVLDSVATILVEYKNTTIFVSGHTDNTGSLATNQRLSQERASSVARYLSSRGVLSSRISSQGFDYQFPIASNSTASGREQNRRVEIEITGTN from the coding sequence ATGACTAAAAAATTATTAGCTGCAGCACTTTTAATAACCTCGCTGTCAGCTTGTCAGAGTACAAACCCATATACGAGAGAGGAACAATTTAATAAAACCAGTAAATATGCAGTAGGGGGAGCAGTAGTCGGTGCTGTTGCAGGGCAGGTTATAGGTAAGGATACCGAGGGTACTCTTACAGGAGCTGCTGCCGGTACTGCCCTTGGAGCAGGTCTTGGATATTACTTTGATAGACAGGAAGCGGCACTGAGACAGGAGCTCGAAAGAACAGGTGTGAGCTTAAGAAGAACTGCAGACAACACTTTAGAGCTTGTAATGCCTGGAAACCTTACATTTAGGACAGGAAGTTCTGATATAAACAGCGGATTCTACGACGTGTTAGATTCTGTTGCAACAATTCTTGTAGAATATAAAAATACTACTATTTTTGTTTCAGGACACACTGACAATACAGGTTCTCTTGCTACAAACCAGAGACTTTCACAAGAGAGAGCTAGCAGTGTAGCAAGATATCTATCCTCTAGAGGTGTTCTTTCTTCTAGAATATCTTCTCAAGGATTTGACTATCAATTCCCTATTGCTTCAAACTCAACTGCATCAGGAAGGGAGCAAAACAGAAGAGTGGAAATAGAAATTACAGGAACAAACTAA
- a CDS encoding NAD(P)/FAD-dependent oxidoreductase — MYDVAIIGAGVIGCAIARELSRYNLSIAVIEKTEDVSTGATKANSGIIHGGYDADHKKKKGYFSRKGNQRFDQLEKELNFGFSRCGSLVLAFSHEELEKLKEIKSNGEKNGVDDLSIIDADEIQKIDPNVSKEALYALYCPSAGIASPFEFCIALIENAIQNGAELFLNNEVKSIQKKEDSFSLITNKKRFEAKYVINCAGVYSDKVSQMAGIGGFQINPRKGEYLVFEKGTGTIINKVIFQCPTKKGKGILVTSTYHDNLMIGPDAQDIEDREDTTTSIEALEHIIEEARRSVPDFDIKKIIRSFSGIRASSSLKDFIVEETKLKGFVNVAGIESPGLTSSPEIAVYVSDILKKSGLKMTQKENFNPYREAIIKKKPKESMISMKEAMPLINLPLGDPDRIVCRCEQVSEKTIRNSLDRGIKVDSLDGVKRRTRAGMGVCQGQFCSSRVREVVSDHYHMPEDSVIERGPGSSSFPERVGNIVFRRPKK; from the coding sequence ATGTATGATGTTGCAATTATAGGGGCAGGAGTTATAGGCTGTGCCATTGCCCGGGAACTTTCAAGATATAATCTGAGTATTGCTGTAATAGAAAAAACCGAAGATGTTAGCACTGGTGCCACCAAGGCAAATTCCGGGATAATCCACGGAGGTTATGATGCTGACCATAAGAAAAAAAAGGGATACTTTAGCAGAAAGGGAAACCAAAGATTTGACCAGCTAGAAAAAGAACTTAATTTCGGATTTTCTAGATGCGGTTCTCTTGTCCTAGCCTTTAGCCATGAAGAGTTAGAAAAGCTAAAGGAGATAAAATCAAACGGAGAAAAAAACGGTGTAGACGATCTCTCTATAATAGATGCAGATGAGATACAAAAAATAGATCCCAATGTGAGCAAGGAGGCTCTGTATGCCCTTTACTGCCCTAGTGCAGGTATCGCTTCACCATTCGAATTTTGTATAGCTCTCATAGAAAATGCGATACAAAACGGAGCCGAGTTATTTTTAAATAACGAGGTGAAGTCTATTCAGAAAAAAGAGGACAGCTTTTCTCTTATAACAAATAAAAAAAGATTTGAAGCAAAATATGTCATAAACTGTGCCGGAGTATATTCTGATAAAGTATCTCAGATGGCTGGTATAGGGGGATTTCAGATAAATCCTAGAAAAGGAGAGTATCTGGTCTTTGAGAAAGGGACTGGGACTATTATAAATAAAGTAATATTCCAGTGTCCTACTAAAAAAGGTAAGGGAATACTTGTAACCTCCACCTACCACGACAACCTCATGATAGGACCAGATGCCCAAGATATAGAGGACAGGGAGGATACTACGACCTCTATAGAGGCTCTAGAGCACATTATAGAGGAAGCCAGGAGATCGGTTCCTGATTTTGATATCAAAAAAATAATTCGGTCCTTTTCAGGAATAAGGGCCTCTAGCTCCTTAAAGGATTTTATCGTAGAAGAAACCAAGTTAAAAGGCTTTGTCAATGTGGCAGGAATCGAGTCTCCAGGTCTAACTTCATCTCCTGAGATTGCAGTCTATGTGTCAGACATATTAAAAAAATCCGGCTTAAAAATGACTCAGAAAGAAAATTTCAACCCCTATAGGGAAGCTATTATAAAGAAAAAACCTAAAGAATCCATGATTTCTATGAAAGAAGCTATGCCTCTCATCAACCTTCCACTAGGAGACCCTGATAGAATAGTCTGCAGGTGTGAACAAGTATCAGAAAAAACCATCAGAAATTCCCTAGACAGAGGTATCAAAGTTGACTCGCTTGATGGTGTAAAGAGACGTACAAGAGCTGGGATGGGTGTATGCCAGGGGCAGTTCTGCTCAAGTCGTGTAAGAGAGGTCGTATCAGACCATTATCATATGCCTGAGGACTCAGTCATCGAAAGAGGCCCTGGATCTAGTTCGTTTCCTGAAAGAGTTGGAAATATTGTTTTCAGAAGACCTAAAAAATAA
- a CDS encoding DUF3343 domain-containing protein, whose translation MRSETFCLITADSTHQIMKLEKLILENNIKVRIIPVPKEITANCGLSIKFDISNLEEIKLLLPKETSDFCLYNVEKSGLKKHVTKI comes from the coding sequence ATGAGATCTGAAACTTTTTGCCTTATAACTGCAGACTCCACACACCAGATAATGAAACTAGAGAAACTCATCCTTGAAAATAACATCAAGGTAAGAATAATACCGGTGCCTAAAGAAATTACTGCCAACTGCGGTCTTTCTATAAAATTTGATATTTCAAACCTAGAAGAGATAAAATTGTTGCTTCCTAAGGAAACTTCTGATTTCTGCCTCTATAATGTTGAAAAATCAGGGTTAAAAAAACATGTTACCAAAATATAA
- the selD gene encoding selenide, water dikinase SelD, whose amino-acid sequence MKFPSNECSVGGCACKMGPSVLSNLLSTLPTLEDKNLIVGYEKSDDASVYKLTDDLAMIQTLDFFAPMINDPYIFGQVAAANALSDVYAMGGEPKTAMNIVCFPEKMDISYLGEILRGGAEKVAEAGAVLSGGHTIHDDKIKYGLSVTGIIHPDKILKNYGAEEGDTLILTKPLGAGIIATAYSVGEASDEAVEKLLENMTTLNKYSMDIIREYPVNACTDVTGFGFLGHAFEMAGGSEKSFILEKELIPYMEEAKDYAKEFYITSGGQKNRNHLGDKVLFNDVPFWLQEILFDPQTSGGLLFSVKSEYSEEIMDKLSKLKIKSSIVGRVTEKQNHTIIVE is encoded by the coding sequence ATGAAATTTCCATCAAATGAATGTTCTGTAGGAGGCTGTGCCTGCAAAATGGGACCTTCAGTCCTTTCAAATTTACTTTCCACACTTCCCACTCTAGAAGACAAAAATCTCATAGTGGGATACGAAAAATCTGATGATGCATCGGTATACAAACTCACCGATGATTTAGCAATGATACAGACACTTGATTTTTTTGCACCTATGATTAACGACCCCTATATATTTGGACAGGTGGCTGCTGCCAACGCCTTAAGTGACGTCTACGCCATGGGAGGGGAGCCAAAAACTGCCATGAATATCGTTTGTTTCCCTGAAAAAATGGATATCTCGTATCTTGGAGAAATCTTGAGAGGGGGAGCAGAGAAGGTGGCAGAAGCTGGAGCCGTACTTAGCGGAGGCCACACTATTCACGACGACAAAATCAAATACGGCCTTTCAGTCACTGGAATTATTCATCCAGATAAAATTTTAAAAAATTATGGTGCCGAAGAAGGAGACACTCTCATCCTTACGAAACCTTTAGGGGCTGGGATAATAGCCACTGCCTATAGCGTAGGGGAGGCTTCTGATGAGGCTGTGGAAAAACTTCTTGAAAATATGACTACACTTAATAAATACTCTATGGATATCATAAGGGAGTACCCTGTAAATGCCTGTACCGACGTAACAGGTTTCGGATTTTTAGGTCATGCCTTTGAGATGGCAGGAGGTTCTGAAAAAAGTTTCATCCTTGAAAAAGAGCTTATTCCTTATATGGAAGAGGCAAAAGATTATGCCAAGGAGTTTTATATAACCAGTGGGGGACAAAAGAACAGAAACCATCTAGGGGATAAAGTTTTGTTTAACGACGTGCCTTTCTGGCTTCAAGAGATCCTATTTGACCCGCAAACTTCAGGTGGGCTTTTGTTTTCAGTGAAAAGTGAGTATTCTGAAGAGATTATGGATAAACTGAGCAAACTAAAGATAAAGTCATCTATAGTGGGAAGAGTAACAGAAAAACAAAACCATACAATTATCGTGGAATAA
- a CDS encoding DUF697 domain-containing protein, with product MRKILFKSFIPFLIGILIFSFLILLNQLNQLALSSTSLLGSYGYVISWGLFIALGIYTFYPVVRMLTMPKVIKRPDGTSSPEEKREFYFSHKDRIVREYSRKNSHLKDIISQENIEELKEANSIQTIRTALGGIEASMDKEVDSLAKSYATAIFTATALSQNGSLDAIFVLKLQLEMIWKISRVYNQKPKFKELFYLYTGVFSSALASAGISEIPVEEIANTFINSSLKGMPIISRIGSKIIDGVFEGTCNALLCLRVGYIAKGYSKISEDLDEKSIRKSSRMKALRTIKEINYKETIINLVKRDKNDA from the coding sequence ATGAGAAAAATACTTTTTAAAAGCTTTATACCGTTTTTGATCGGAATACTTATATTTTCTTTTTTGATACTGCTGAATCAGCTTAATCAACTTGCCTTATCTTCTACTTCACTGCTTGGAAGTTACGGCTATGTCATAAGCTGGGGACTTTTTATTGCTCTCGGGATATACACCTTCTATCCTGTAGTGAGGATGCTCACAATGCCAAAGGTAATAAAAAGACCTGACGGAACCTCAAGTCCTGAGGAAAAAAGAGAATTTTATTTTTCCCACAAGGACAGGATAGTACGGGAGTATTCTAGAAAAAACTCACATCTCAAGGATATAATATCCCAAGAAAACATCGAGGAGCTTAAGGAGGCTAACAGTATACAGACTATAAGGACTGCTCTCGGAGGTATAGAGGCTAGCATGGATAAAGAAGTGGACTCTCTGGCAAAGAGTTATGCCACTGCTATATTCACTGCCACTGCCCTTTCACAGAACGGAAGCTTAGATGCTATATTTGTACTAAAGCTTCAGCTAGAAATGATATGGAAAATATCTAGGGTATATAATCAGAAACCAAAATTTAAAGAGTTGTTTTACCTCTATACAGGTGTATTCTCAAGTGCCTTAGCCTCTGCAGGGATATCTGAGATACCGGTAGAAGAGATAGCCAACACCTTCATAAACAGTAGCTTAAAGGGAATGCCTATCATATCTAGGATAGGAAGTAAGATAATTGACGGTGTCTTTGAGGGGACATGCAACGCCCTTTTGTGTCTGAGAGTCGGCTATATAGCCAAGGGGTACAGCAAGATATCAGAGGATCTAGATGAAAAATCCATAAGGAAAAGCAGCAGGATGAAGGCACTTAGGACCATAAAAGAGATAAACTATAAAGAAACCATAATTAATCTGGTAAAGAGGGATAAAAATGATGCTTAA
- a CDS encoding efflux RND transporter permease subunit, with protein sequence MKIKRTITDMSIRYPKFIISIFIVITLILAFFIPRIEIDTDPENMLSEDTFVRKFHNYAKKEFLLNDIIVVGVVNENRDEGVFNPKTLQDISTLTENIKTWDGVIKEDIISPSTQDNISQGGVGEVIFEWLMKEPPETIEDSLKIKNNIMSNPVLKGTMVSEDGKALALYIPIKSKDMSYEYSVMIKNIISNFNNGDSYYISGLPVAEDTFGVQMFKQMEISAPLAMIIIFILLKVFFKKNSLILSPMIISAMSVFMTMGLLIGMGYKVHIMSSMIPIFLMPIAVVDSVHILSVFHDLYPESMNKEKALRGTMDELFVPMLYTSLTTCVGFASLALTPIPPVRIFGLFVSFGIAMAWILTVTFIPSYIILFIKEESLTNFGKSNDSKSSFIEKLLQKNSEFTFTHYKKIIAATCILVLISAYGISNIIINDNPVIWFEKNHEIRKADRVLNDHFAGTYMAYLVLERDYEAEDIKNALEETQILLEQYRGDLGEVLYEDLNQAADSVYKTMLGSENYSVQEFYSLVKDQTELALDENDSFVLEDVYDILGEYQSESQTFKNPKMLEYMDRLSQELDSNLNVGKSNSIIQIVKKVYQELLGGQKENFRIPDTTAGVAQSLLSFQNSHTPQMLWHFVTPDYEKGNIWVQLKNGDNKSMQEVSESIEAWMKKNKSPMKIKHNWAGLTYVNVIWQNEMVRGMLNSLMGSFVVVFLMMAFLFKSPLWGILSMIPLSVTVLFSYGLIGLVGKSYDMPVAVLSSLTLGLSVDFAIHFIERAREIYSVEKNWKITLDKMHEKPARAVVKNSIIISVAFLPLLLAPLVPYKTVGILISAILMVSSIATFIILPALIKPLKERLFPEKITDNFKPN encoded by the coding sequence ATGAAAATAAAAAGAACTATTACCGACATGTCCATAAGATACCCAAAATTTATAATTTCAATTTTTATAGTCATTACCCTTATCCTGGCTTTTTTTATTCCTAGGATAGAAATTGATACCGACCCTGAGAATATGCTTTCAGAAGATACTTTTGTGAGAAAATTTCATAATTATGCCAAAAAAGAGTTTCTTCTAAATGATATCATCGTAGTAGGGGTTGTAAATGAAAATAGAGATGAGGGAGTATTTAATCCAAAAACTTTGCAGGACATAAGCACCCTTACAGAGAATATTAAGACATGGGACGGAGTTATAAAGGAAGATATCATCTCTCCATCAACCCAAGACAATATAAGTCAGGGAGGAGTGGGTGAGGTTATTTTTGAATGGCTCATGAAAGAACCTCCCGAGACTATAGAGGATTCCCTTAAAATCAAAAACAACATAATGTCAAATCCAGTGTTAAAGGGCACTATGGTTTCAGAAGACGGAAAGGCCCTGGCACTATATATCCCGATAAAATCCAAAGATATGAGTTATGAATATTCTGTAATGATAAAAAATATAATCTCAAATTTCAATAATGGCGACTCCTACTATATAAGTGGACTTCCTGTAGCCGAAGACACTTTTGGTGTCCAGATGTTCAAGCAGATGGAGATTTCAGCACCCTTAGCAATGATTATAATTTTTATTCTTTTGAAAGTTTTTTTCAAAAAAAACAGTCTCATACTTTCACCTATGATTATTTCTGCCATGAGTGTCTTTATGACAATGGGACTTCTCATTGGAATGGGATACAAGGTGCATATTATGAGTTCTATGATACCAATATTTCTGATGCCCATAGCTGTAGTTGACTCTGTCCATATTCTTAGTGTATTTCACGATCTTTATCCAGAATCCATGAATAAAGAAAAAGCTCTTCGAGGTACCATGGATGAACTTTTTGTTCCTATGCTCTATACTTCGCTTACAACTTGTGTGGGGTTCGCTTCTCTTGCCCTCACCCCTATACCTCCAGTTAGAATTTTCGGCTTGTTTGTGTCCTTTGGTATAGCCATGGCATGGATTCTCACAGTTACCTTTATCCCCTCCTATATAATCTTATTTATCAAGGAGGAGTCCCTCACAAATTTTGGTAAAAGTAATGATTCAAAAAGCAGCTTCATAGAAAAACTTTTGCAAAAAAACAGTGAGTTTACTTTTACTCATTACAAAAAAATAATTGCGGCAACTTGTATCTTAGTGCTTATCTCTGCTTATGGAATCAGCAATATAATCATAAATGACAATCCTGTCATCTGGTTTGAAAAAAATCATGAGATAAGAAAGGCAGACAGGGTGTTAAACGACCACTTTGCCGGTACCTACATGGCCTATTTAGTTTTAGAAAGGGACTATGAGGCTGAGGATATAAAAAATGCTCTAGAAGAAACCCAAATATTACTTGAACAGTATAGGGGAGACCTAGGAGAAGTCTTATACGAAGATTTGAACCAGGCCGCCGACTCAGTCTACAAAACAATGCTAGGATCTGAAAACTATTCTGTCCAGGAATTTTATTCGCTGGTAAAAGATCAGACTGAGCTGGCTTTAGATGAAAATGACTCCTTTGTCTTAGAGGATGTCTATGACATTTTAGGAGAATATCAGTCTGAAAGCCAGACATTTAAAAATCCAAAAATGTTAGAGTATATGGACAGACTCTCTCAAGAACTAGATTCCAACCTCAATGTGGGTAAAAGTAACAGTATCATACAGATTGTAAAAAAAGTATATCAAGAGCTTCTTGGAGGACAAAAAGAGAATTTTAGGATTCCTGATACAACAGCTGGTGTGGCTCAGTCTCTCTTATCCTTTCAAAACAGTCATACGCCTCAGATGCTCTGGCATTTTGTGACGCCAGACTATGAAAAAGGAAACATCTGGGTACAGCTTAAAAATGGTGACAATAAAAGCATGCAGGAGGTGAGTGAAAGTATAGAGGCCTGGATGAAAAAAAATAAGTCTCCTATGAAAATAAAACATAATTGGGCCGGGCTGACTTATGTCAATGTAATATGGCAAAATGAAATGGTTCGTGGGATGTTAAATTCCCTTATGGGATCCTTTGTGGTTGTTTTTCTCATGATGGCATTTCTTTTCAAGTCACCTCTATGGGGAATACTCAGTATGATTCCTCTAAGTGTCACTGTTTTATTCTCCTATGGTTTGATAGGCTTAGTTGGGAAAAGTTATGATATGCCTGTTGCGGTCCTTTCATCTCTCACCTTGGGACTATCGGTGGATTTTGCAATACACTTTATTGAGAGAGCCCGTGAGATATATTCAGTAGAAAAAAATTGGAAAATTACCCTAGATAAAATGCACGAAAAACCTGCAAGGGCAGTTGTTAAAAATTCTATTATCATATCTGTTGCATTTTTACCACTTTTACTGGCTCCCTTGGTTCCCTATAAAACAGTGGGTATTTTAATTTCTGCCATTTTAATGGTTTCTTCCATAGCTACTTTTATAATTTTACCTGCACTTATAAAACCTCTTAAAGAAAGATTATTCCCAGAAAAAATAACAGATAATTTTAAACCAAACTAG
- the yedF gene encoding sulfurtransferase-like selenium metabolism protein YedF, with protein MNKIVDATGKLCPMPIIMTKKALKEIEEGVVETLIDSEISKENLEKMAREMGLSFETTEENGIYHVKITKDIKANEETEIKDEKTVMVIASDQMGDGSEELGKILMKGFIYTLTEMEKVPSTILFYNSGAKITVEGSESIEDLKILEERGTEILTCGTCLNYYGIEDKLAIGEISNMYTIIERQTEATKVIRP; from the coding sequence ATGAATAAAATCGTAGATGCAACTGGGAAACTATGCCCTATGCCCATAATAATGACAAAAAAGGCCCTTAAAGAGATAGAAGAGGGAGTTGTAGAAACTCTTATCGACAGTGAGATTTCAAAGGAAAATCTAGAAAAAATGGCCAGAGAAATGGGACTATCCTTTGAAACAACAGAAGAAAATGGAATCTACCATGTGAAAATAACTAAAGATATCAAAGCAAATGAAGAAACAGAAATTAAAGATGAAAAAACCGTAATGGTGATAGCTTCTGACCAAATGGGTGACGGAAGCGAAGAACTTGGAAAAATCCTTATGAAGGGATTTATATACACCCTCACAGAGATGGAAAAAGTTCCAAGTACTATACTTTTCTATAACTCCGGTGCAAAAATAACAGTGGAGGGGTCAGAATCGATAGAGGACCTGAAAATCCTAGAAGAAAGAGGAACAGAGATACTTACCTGCGGAACCTGTCTCAACTACTATGGTATAGAGGATAAACTTGCCATCGGTGAAATATCAAATATGTATACAATTATCGAGAGACAGACAGAAGCTACAAAGGTAATAAGACCCTAA
- a CDS encoding lactoylglutathione lyase family protein has translation MRYPRAFSHIGITVPDLEQAVKFYNDVMGWYIIMNPTVIVEENETAIGQMCIDVFGTGWKTFKIAHLSTVDGIGIELFEFPNNKMPQAEFKPFETGVFHFSVKDPDVEGLAARIIEAGGKQRMPVREYYPGEKPYRMVYMEDPFGNIIEIYSHSYELHYGAGAYQHENK, from the coding sequence ATGAGATATCCAAGAGCATTTTCACACATAGGAATTACAGTACCAGACTTAGAGCAGGCAGTGAAATTCTATAATGACGTAATGGGATGGTATATTATCATGAACCCCACCGTTATTGTAGAGGAAAATGAAACTGCCATAGGGCAAATGTGCATCGACGTATTTGGAACTGGATGGAAGACATTTAAAATAGCCCACCTTTCTACCGTAGACGGTATAGGGATCGAATTGTTTGAATTTCCTAACAATAAGATGCCCCAAGCAGAGTTTAAACCATTTGAAACGGGTGTTTTCCATTTTTCTGTAAAGGATCCTGATGTAGAAGGTCTGGCAGCAAGGATTATAGAGGCTGGCGGAAAACAAAGAATGCCGGTAAGAGAATATTACCCGGGAGAAAAACCATACAGAATGGTCTATATGGAAGATCCCTTTGGAAATATCATAGAAATCTATTCCCACTCTTATGAATTACATTACGGAGCAGGGGCATATCAGCATGAAAATAAATAA
- a CDS encoding twin-arginine translocase TatA/TatE family subunit translates to MFGLGFTEIIIILVVILVVVKPEDLPKFFKKIGQLYRELKKTCSDVNKMKDEFVKLADAEEAKEDKKINESAELSSRE, encoded by the coding sequence ATGTTTGGATTGGGATTTACAGAGATTATTATTATTTTAGTGGTTATTTTGGTAGTTGTAAAACCAGAAGACCTGCCTAAATTTTTCAAAAAAATAGGGCAACTCTACCGTGAACTAAAAAAAACATGCAGTGATGTCAATAAGATGAAGGATGAATTCGTAAAACTAGCCGATGCAGAAGAGGCTAAAGAGGATAAAAAAATAAATGAGTCTGCAGAATTGTCTAGTAGAGAATAA